A stretch of Vicia villosa cultivar HV-30 ecotype Madison, WI unplaced genomic scaffold, Vvil1.0 ctg.002345F_1_1, whole genome shotgun sequence DNA encodes these proteins:
- the LOC131638606 gene encoding transcription factor AS1-like, with the protein MHSEMKDRQRWRAEEDALLRAYVKQYGPREWNLVSQRMNTPLNRDAKSCLERWKNYLKPGIKKGSLTEEEQRLVISLQATHGNKWKKIAAQVPGRTAKRLGKWWEVFKEKQQRETKGINKTVDPINDSKYEHILESFAEKLVKERPSPSFVMAASNSSYLHTDTQAATPGLLPSWLSNSNNTAPVRPNSPSVTLSLSPSTVAAPPPWMQPVRGPDNAPLVLGNVAPHGAVLSYGENMVMSELVDCCKELEEGYHALAAHKKEAAWRLSRVELQLESEKASRRREKMEEIEAKIKALREEQAVALDRIEGEYREQLAGLRRDAETKEQKLAEQWTAKHLRLTKFLEQVGCRSRHAEQNGR; encoded by the coding sequence ATGCACTCGGAAATGAAGGATAGGCAGCGGTGGAGAGCGGAAGAGGATGCATTACTACGCGCTTATGTCAAACAGTACGGTCCTAGGGAATGGAACCTTGTGTCTCAGCGCATGAACACACCTCTTAACCGGGACGCAAAATCGTGTTTAGAACGGTGGAAGAATTACCTTAAGCCGGGTATTAAGAAAGGATCTTTAACCGAGGAAGAGCAGCGCCTTGTCATTAGTCTTCAAGCGACGCACGGAAACAAATGGAAGAAAATTGCTGCACAAGTCCCCGGTCGCACTGCTAAGAGATTAGGTAAGTGGTGGGAAGTATTCAAAGAGAAGCAACAAAGAGAAACGAAAGGGATAAACAAAACCGTTGATCCAATCAACGATAGCAAATACGAACATATACTCGAAAGTTTCGCAGAGAAGCTAGTGAAAGAGAGACCTTCGCCTTCATTTGTCATGGCTGCTTCCAACAGTTCGTATCTTCATACCGACACACAAGCAGCAACACCAGGATTGCTTCCTTCATGGCTTTCGAATTCCAACAATACAGCACCTGTTAGGCCGAACTCCCCTTCAGTGACATTAAGTCTCTCTCCCTCGACAGTTGCAGCACCTCCTCCGTGGATGCAGCCTGTACGAGGACCGGACAACGCGCCTCTTGTTCTCGGGAACGTAGCTCCTCACGGCGCTGTTCTATCTTATGGCGAAAACATGGTGATGTCTGAGTTAGTAGATTGCTGTAAGGAGTTGGAAGAAGGTTATCACGCATTGGCAGCGCATAAGAAAGAGGCGGCGTGGAGGTTAAGCCGAGTGGAACTACAGTTGGAGTCGGAGAAAGCAAGTCGAAGGAGGGAGAAGATGGAGGAAATCGAAGCGAAGATAAAAGCATTGAGGGAGGAACAAGCGGTTGCCTTGGATAGAATCGAAGGAGAATATAGAGAACAGTTAGCAGGGTTGAGAAGAGACGCAGAGACGAAAGAGCAGAAATTGGCTGAACAATGGACCGCAAAGCATTTGCGCCTTACAAAGTTTCTAGAACAAGTAGGGTGTAGATCAAGGCATGCTGAACAGAATGGAAGATGA
- the LOC131638608 gene encoding E3 ubiquitin-protein ligase PRT6-like, which produces MADNMEIDTPSESQSLSARDRVIQRLVKFGVPVEQLDQPGLVAFVQEKRVLINNIVYAILPSDAELEEESQGSYLSSKKMFKESLVWLQWLMFKGDPGDALKGLSNMSVGQKGVCAAVWGSTDLAYRCRTCEHDPTCAICVPCFQNGDHTGHDYSVIYTGGGCCDCGDATAWKREGFCSMHKGVENVQPLSKEVANSVSPVLVPLFNYWKDRLTGVSDSDPKGKKTANDLTFAMANMLLDFCKHSESLLSFIAGLCSTGLLNVLVRAERFSTNDVVKKLHELLLKLLGEPNFKYEFAKVFLTYYPSLIKEVIKEGSDLPLKRYPLVSMFSVQILTVPTLTPRLVKEINLLNMLLGCLENIFISCAENGRLQVSRWVHLYETTIRVVEDIRFVMSHVVVSKYVTNNHQDISRTWLKLLSYVQGMNAQKRETGQHIEEENENVHLPFALGHFIANIHSLFVDGAFSDASKGEAADETVWTLNRNESDDGDDLRHAKVGRLSQESSACNVTSSSVSASPKVLEIKSDASSHLLPYSVTWLIYECLRAVENWLGVENSPGALPSGTGNISAFKRTISNLRRGKLKTNDEFGSENAYAHSNFDSGRASEKYILTSSDDNAMEEDFTMESDGLRFLSSPDWPQILYDVSSQDISVHIPFHRFLSMLLQKALRRYFCESEVLDVTDICAANSSSTIYSDFFGHALRGSHPYGFSAFIMENPLRIRVFCAEVHAGMWRKNGDAALLSCEWYRSVRWSEQGLELDLFLLQCCAALAPEDLFVSRVLERFGLSNYLSLNLDQSSEYEPVLVQEMLTLIIQIVKERRFCGLTPAESVKRELIYKLSIGNATHSQLVKSLPRDLSKFDKLQDVLDTVAVYSNPSGFNQGMYSLRWLFWKELDLYHPRWNSKDLQVAEERYLRFCSVSAPTTQLPKWTNIYPPLKGIARIATCKVVLEIIRAVLFYAVVTFKSPESRAPDSVLLPALHLLSLSLDVCFQQKENNDNAFNHIAQVPIIALSGEIIDESSFYGVGEQSLLSLLVLLMGMSRNENDDSNAEAGGLSSLVESLLKKFAELDDSCMIKLQKLAPEVVNHIPECVPTGDPSVSLSASDSEKRKAKARERQAAVMEKMRAQQTKFMASIESIVDDDSQLGHEGDLEAEHDSEESKQVVCSLCHDHNSRLPISFLILLQKSRLVSSIERGPPSWTQLRRSDKEPMSVCKTKETGKTAINQNSGSSESTLSSDLTQSVHNATSELASSGQPGEVNTFLQYMKSHFPALGDFQLTDTSCDEKEKSPYTFETLEQVMYVSVRDEMHNLLSSSNFIDEDEKVPSAEGSSNVRITGSALIGKYAAEIVREISEVSSASGNAGNENASVESTSQHLANDGFGPTDCDGVHLSSCGHAVHQGCLSRYLSSLKERSVRRIVFEGGHIVDPDQGEILCPVCRRLVNCVLPTLPGELNNPLVSSMSSIHSTAPFADLNDGTYSLRLQQALNLLKFATNAVRKDEFLKAIPLHHIDKTRPNVDNFSLVLSKMYFPGKQEKLSRFSKVNHSLLMWDTLKYSLTSMEIVARCGKASFTPNFALSAMYEELKSSSGFILYMLLKLVQKTRSKNSIHVLQRFRGIQLFAESICSGVSLSHADNVISGKGDMLSVLKRIEMDQTNTDICFWNQASDPVLAHDPFSTLMWVLFCLPHPFLTCEESLLSLVHTFYMVAVTQAIILYYEKSQDKSSSESALSDCMITDINKIMGESGSASQHFVSNYFDHNVDIKDAIRKFSFPYLRRCALLWKILYSSIPAPFCDEGNISNRPLIIPRDTMGSADINKFEIIKIQELENMFKIPPLDVVLKDELSRSTVSIWCRHFCKEFESQRIQRNIHVTPAVPFRLMTLPNVYQDLLQRCIKQRCPECKSYLDDPAVCLLCGRLCSPSWKSCCRKSGCQTHSVSCGAGTGVFLLIKRTTILLQRSARQAPWPSPYLDTFGEEDFEMNRGKPIFLNEERYAALTYMVASHGLDRSSKVLGQTTIGSFFLV; this is translated from the exons ATGGCAGATAACATGGAAATCGATACTCCCTCTGAGTCCCAATCCCTCAGTGCCCGAGATCGAGTCATTCAG AGGCTTGTGAAGTTTGGGGTTCCTGTGGAGCAGCTTGACCAACCTGGTTTGGTTGCTTTTGTTCAAGAGAAGAGGGTTTTGATAAATAATATAGTGTATGCTATATTGCCTAGTGATGCTGAACTGGAGGAAGAATCGCAAGGTTCATATTTGAGTTCAAAGAAGATGTTTAAGGAGAGCTTGGTGTGGTTGCAGTGGTTGATGTTTAAGGGTGACCCGGGTGATGCTCTGAAAGGCCTTTCTAATATGTCGGTTGGTCAGAAGGGTGTCTGTGCGGCTGTTTGGGGGTCTACTGATTTAGCTTACAGGTGTAGGACTTGTGAACATGACCCGACTTGTGCAATCTGTGTTCCTTGTTTTCAGAATGGGGACCATACAGGACATGATTACAGTGTCATATATACTGGTGGTGGTTGTTGTGATTGTGGAGATGCGACGGCGTGGAAGCGAGAGGGGTTCTGCTCAATGCATAAGGGTGTGGAGAATGTACAACCACTTTCAAAGGAAGTTGCGAACTCTGTTTCTCCTGTGCTTGTTCCTCTTTTCAATTATTGGAAAGATAGGCTAACAGGTGTGAGTGATTCTGATCCGAAAGGAAAGAAGACCGCAAATGATCTGACTTTTGCTATGGCTAACATGCTTTTAGACTTTTGCAAGCACAGTGAGAGTTTGCTTAGCTTTATCGCTGGGCTGTGCTCTACTGGTTTATTGAACGTTCTGGTGAGAGCCGAGAGATTTTCAACTAATGATGTTGTCAAGAAACTCCATGAGCTGCTCCTGAAATTGTTGGGAGAACCTAATTTTAAGTATGAATTTGCTAAAGTTTTTCTCACTTACTATCCAAGTCTTATAAAGGAGGTCATTAAAGAGGGTAGTGACCTTCCTCTAAAGAGATATCCACTAGTATCCATGTTCTCTGTGCAGATACTTACAGTGCCAACTCTTACCCCACGTCTTGTGAAGGAAATCAACCTACTGAACATGCTCTTAGGATGtttggaaaatattttcatttcttgTGCTGAAAATGGACGTTTACAG GTTTCCAGGTGGGTACATTTGTATGAGACAACAATACGCGTTGTTGAAGATATTCGATTTGTTATGAGCCATGTGGTGGTGTCCAAATATGTAACCAATAACCATCAAGACATCTCAAGAACTTGGTTGAAACTTCTATCCTATGTGCAGGGAATGAACGCTCAAAAGAGAGAAACAGGTCAACATATAGAAGAAGAGAATGAGAATGTCCATTTGCCTTTTGCTTTAGGGCACTTTATAGCCAATATTCACTCTCTATTTGTGGATGGGGCGTTTTCTGATGCTAGCAAGGGAGAGGCGGCTGATGAAACTGTTTGGACCTTGAATCGTAATGAATCGGATGATGGAGATGATCTAAGACATGCTAAGGTAGGGAGACTATCTCAGGAAAGCTCTGCATGTAATGTGACTAGTAGCAGTGTCTCTGCATCACCAAAGGTTCTTGAGATAAAATCTGATGCCTCTTCTCATCTGCTTCCATATTCAGTCACTTGGTTGATATATGAGTGTTTAAGGGCCGTTGAAAATTGGTTGGGAGTTGAGAATTCACCTGGGGCACTTCCTAGTGGTACTGGCAATATTTCAGCATTTAAAAGAACAATATCTAATCTCAGAAGGGGTAAATTGAAAACAAATGATGAATTTGGTTCAGAAAACGCCTACGCTCATTCCAATTTTGATAGTGGTAGAGCATCTGAAAAGTATATTCTCACGTCATCAGATGATAATGCCATGGAAGAAGATTTTACTATGGAATCAGATGGATTACGTTTTCTATCATCACCTGATTGGCCACAAATACTCTATGATGTTAGCTCACAAGATATATCTGTTCACATCCCGTTTCATAGATTCCTTTCAATGCTGTTACAAAAGGCACTAAGAAGATATTTTTGTGAATCTGAAGTGCTAGACGTGACTGACATTTGTGCTGCAAATTCATCATCAACAATCTATAGTGACTTCTTTGGACATGCTTTACGAGGAAGTCATCCATACGGTTTCTCTGCCTTTATAATGGAGAATCCTTTGCGTATTAGGGTCTTTTGTGCTGAAGTCCATGCTGGAATGTGGCGTAAAAATGGTGATGCTGCTTTACTATCATGTGAATGGTATAGATCAGTGCGCTG GTCTGAACAAGGTCTGGAGCTTGATCTATTTCTTCTTCAATGTTGTGCTGCACTTGCTCCAGAAGATCTTTTTGTCAGTAGAGTTTTAGAGCGTTTTGGATTGTCAAACTACTTATCCCTGAATCTTGATCAGTCTAGCGA ATATGAACCTGTTTTAGTTCAAGAAATGCTTACTCTTATTATTCAAATAGTAAAAGAACGGCGCTTTTGTGGGCTAACTCCTGCTGAAAGTGTGAAAAGAGAACTAATTTATAAGCTATCCATTGGAAATGCTACTCACAGTCAATTGGTGAAGTCTCTTCCTCGTGATCTCTCCAAGTTTGATAAGCTTCAAGATGTTTTGGATACTGTTGCTGTATATTCCAATCCATCTGGCTTTAATCAG GGTATGTATTCTCTACGGTGGCTATTTTGGAAAGAATTGGATTTGTATCATCCACGTTGGAATTCAAAGGATTTGCAAGTTGCTGAAGAAAGATACTTGCGCTTCTGCAGTGTCTCTGCACCAACTACTCAGCTGCCTAAGTGGACCAACATTTATCCTCCCTTGAAGGGGATAGCTAGAATAGCCACTTGCAAAGTTGTCTTAGAGATTATCCGTGCTGTGCTATTTTATGCTGTTGTTACTTTTAAATCTCCTGAATCTCGTGCTCCTGATAGTGTTCTTTTACCGGCACTACATTTGCTATCATTATCATTAGATGTCTGCTTTCAGCAGaaagaaaataatgataatgCATTTAATCATATTGCTCAAGTTCCCATTATAGCATTATCTGGAGAAATAATTGATGAGAGTTCTTTTTATGGTGTTGGGGAACAAAGCTTGCTGTCACTTCTTGTTTTATTGATGGGAATGAGCAGAAACGAAAATGATGACAGCAATGCAGAGGCTGGTGGTTTGTCTTCTCTAGTTGAAAGCTTACTGAAAAAGTTTGCTGAGCTTGACGATAGTTGCATGATTAAGTTGCAAAAACTTGCCCCTGAAGTGGTGAATCATATTCCTGAATGTGTTCCAACTGGAGACCCTAGTGTATCTTTGTCAGCTTCTGACAGCGAGAAACGCAAGGCAAAAGCCCGAGAGAGGCAGGCGGCAGTAATG GAGAAAATGAGAGCCCAACAGACAAAATTTATGGCTAGCATTGAATCAATTGTTGATGATGACTCTCAACTTGGTCACGAAGGTGACTTAGAAGCAGAACATGATTCTGAAGAATCCAAACAAGTTGTTTGCTCTCTTTGTCATGACCATAATTCAAGACTTCCAATTTCCTTTTTGATTCTTCTTCAG AAATCTAGGCTTGTTAGTTCTATCGAAAGAGGTCCCCCATCATGGACCCAACTTCGCCGATCAGATAAAGAACCCATGTCTGTCTGTAAGACCAAGGAGACAGGCAAAACAGCTATTAATCAGAATTCAGGTAGTTCGGAATCAACTTTATCTTCCGACTTAACTCAGTCAGTTCATAATGCTACCAGTGAATTAGCTTCTAGTGGGCAACCTGGGGAAGTTAATACTTTTCTGCAATATATGAAGAGCCATTTCCCAGCATTGGGAGATTTTCAACTCACAGACACGTCTtgtgatgaaaaagaaaaatcgcCATATACTTTTGAAACATTAGAGCAGGTTATGTACGTTTCCGTTCGGGACGAAATGCACAATCTTCTGTCATCTTCAAATTTCATTGATGAGGATGAGAAAGTTCCATCTGCTGAAGGGAGCTCAAATGTTAGAATTACTGGATCTGCATTGATTGGGAAATATGCAGCTGAAATTGTGAGAGAGATATCAGAGGTTTCTTCTGCATCTGGAAATGCTGGTAATGAGAATGCTTCTGTAGAATCAACATCACAGCACCTAGCAAATGATGGATTTGGCCCAACAGATTGTGATGGTGTTCATCTTTCTTCTTGTGGACATGCTGTACATCAAGGATGTCTTAGCCGGTACTTGTCTTCATTAAAAGAAAG ATCTGTCAGAAGAATTGTGTTTGAAGGAGGCCACATTGTTGACCCAGATcag GGAGAGATTCTCTGCCCAGTGTGCCGCCGACTAGTAAATTGTGTCTTGCCAACTTTACCTGGAGAATTAAACAATCCTCTTGTCTCTAGTATGAGTTCAATACATAGTACAGCCCCCTTTGCCGATTTGAATGACGGGACTTATTCACTTCGCCTTCAACAAGCCCTCAACCTCTTAAAGTTTGCTACCAATGCCGTTAGGAAAGATGAATTTCTAAAAGCGATTCCTTTGCATCATATTGATAAAACTAGACCAAACGTCGACAATTTTTCATTGGTGCTGTCTAAAATGTATTTCCCTGGAAAACAAGAAAAGTTATCGAGATTTTCGAAAGTTAACCACTCACTGCTGATGTGGGATACTCTCAAGTACTCATTGACCTCAATGGAGATTGTTGCACGTTGTGGAAAGGCTTCTTTTACTCCAAACTTTGCCCTTAGTGCCATGTATGAAGAACTCAAATCTTCAAGTGGCTTTATATTATACATGTTGCTGAAACTTGTTCAGAAAACGCGAAGTAAGAATTCTATCCACGTACTTCAAAGATTTAGAGGTATTCAGCTCTTTGCAGAATCAATTTGCTCTGGGGTTTCCCTCAGTCACGCAGATAATGTCATTTCTGGGAAAG GTGATATGTTATCAGTCTTGAAGCGTATTGAAATGGACCAGACGAACACTGATATATGCTTTTGGAATCAGGCTTCAGACCCTGTACTTGCTCATGACCCTTTCTCAACATTGATGTGGGTTCTCTTTTGTCTACCACACCCATTTTTAACATGTGAAGAATCTTTGTTATCCCTAGTGCATACTTTCTATATGGTAGCTGTAACCCAG GCTATAATTTTGTATTATGAGAAATCTCAAGATAAATCGTCAAGCGAATCAGCTCTTTCAGATTGCATGATTACTGACATAAATAAAATTATGGGAGAGTCTGGAAGTGCTTCACAGCATTTTGTGTCAAACTATTTTGACCATAATGTTGATATTAAAGATGCAATTAGGAAGTTTAGTTTTCCTTATTTGCGTAGATGTGCATTGTTGTGGAAGATACTCTATTCTTCTATCCCAGCACCGTTCTGTGATGAGGGAAATATATCAAATAGACCATTGATTATCCCAAGGGACACAATGGGCAGTGCTGATATTAACAAGTTTGAGATTATTAAAATTCAAGAGCTTGAGAATATGTTTAAAATTCCCCCCCTGGATGTGGTTCTCAAAGATGAGCTTTCAAGATCTACAGTTTCTATTTGGTGTCGTCATTTTTGCAAGGAATTTGAATCACAGAGAATTCAACGTAATATTCATGTAACTCCTGCAGTTCCATTCAGGTTAATGACATTACCAAATGTTTATCAGGATCTCTTGCAgag GTGTATCAAACAGCGCTGCCCTGAGTGCAAATCATATCTTGATGATCCTGCTGTGTGCCTGTTGTGCGGTAGACTGTGCTCCCCAAGCTGGAAATCATGCTGCAG GAAAAGTGGATGCCAAACTCATTCTGTATCCTGTGGAGCTGGTACCGGAGTGTTTCTGTTAATTAAG AGAACTACAATCCTACTACAGCGATCTGCACGTCAGGCCCCTTGGCCTTCTCCTTACTTGGATACTTTTGGCGAGGAG GATTTTGAAATGAATAGAGGCAAGCCAATCTTCCTAAACGAGGAGCGTTATGCTGCTTTGACATATATG GTTGCTTCTCATGGTCTGGACCGGAGTTCCAAGGTTCTTGGCCAGACAACTATTGGTTCCTTCTTCCTGGTTTAG